The Arachis ipaensis cultivar K30076 chromosome B07, Araip1.1, whole genome shotgun sequence genomic interval ttcttatggatgccaatcattctgaacttcaaaggataaattgagatgccaaaactattcaggattgcagttgtaaaccccactataagaagagacatgagcttaatcgaactctcattctcatgcaaattcacatcctaagcttatattagtttttggttgcttgaggacaagcaacaatttaagtttggtgttgtgatgcgtgagcatctttcctatcttttcctagtgaatttgcatctaacttgttgagtttaattaagaattaattatattttagccactatggatgctattttgagttttgtgcaattttattcatCCTAGGTAGCATTctgatggatttgatgaagtttctacagagaaagagaagaaaccaaggagatgaccagcgaataccgacgcggacgcatggctcacgcgaccgcgcgcaATGGAGGaattcgcaatgacgcgatcgcgtgcctgacgcgaacgcgtgaccgacgcgtccgcgtgactcgcgaaaaaggacatgcgccatgtgcagaaaacacagattggaagctgcagaatggacaaatcaagtggtccccacccatcagctgaagacttgttaattaattcgaatttaaattcaaatattattttaggaaaagatattattttaattttaattttagatatttgatttttaaattattaggattagttataaaagggatcccaacagGGTGGTTCCAgaacaacattattccatacaaaatttacattccatattccatgagcaactaatcctccattgttaaggttaggagctctgtctattgtatagattgataatattatttttctattttaattcatgttttgatttatatttcaataattattttcgttctttattttatgaatttgggtggaacggaagtatgacccacgttctatttgagttcttgtataacttggaaaaactctttacttgaacaatagcttgaaaacatattatcctgaatttctaattgtttgtatttaacgggatacgtgatatataatccctttatttttggataattaggattcttgtggcatataaactagaatttgatcatcaccctctaattggaattaattgaccaaggaattggcagttgatgaattttagaggagactaggaaggtctaaggaattagggtctagtaacaaatagtttgccatgaattaaatcttacatgattaaaattagttaataagaaaagtcaatccagaaaatagataactctaaagccttaactgcattctcaatattttattcctcacctattcacttgcctgtcttcaaactcttctttattgtttaatacttttgaaccctcaattactcttttctgtttgtctaactaagcctatcaaatactattgttgcttaatccatcaattctcgtgggatcgaccccttacttacgtaaggtattacttggtacgacccggtgcacttgccggtaagttagtgggttacaaataccgcaCCAGTTGTCGCTTCTAATTCGTTGCTGAATTGTTTGGTTAAAATGGAGAACGTTGAGGTTGCAAGGAAGCTGTATAATGAAATGCTTGTGACAGATGGTGGCACTGGTAAGGTTGAGGAAGGTTGAGGAAGGTAGAAGGTTGATTGTATCAAGACCTGGACACTAAACGACGTCGTATCAAGATCTGAAGGCCATTGaatcaaaacggcgtcgttttgttaTTGTGCCACGCAGGCAGTTAACGGAACACGTCACCCAAGGTCAACCAACTCAGCGGACAagatgacggaaggactaacgtggtcATATCCGTCAtctttcggggacgattttgattaattttatctttcgggGATTCATATGGAGAtcgaggtatctttcagggacgattttgactattaactcaaatATAGTCTAATTGGTTTAGTGTCATGTTTACCGAAAAATTTGTTATCAATTTTTATAAAACTATaggttaatttaattaaaatattgagATAAACATACAATTTTGTCTATAATATTAATATACTCTTATTGCTGCCAATGAGTCATAGTTCAAATGGTATAGTTTTTCTATACTCAACTAAGAGGTTGTGGTTTCGAGTTTccttatctttggtaaaaaaaaaattatataatatactaTTATTGCCTATAGTTTAATTAAGTCGATGTAACTTTCCATTTTGGGTGTTTGATAAAACAAGTTGTGACACTCCCCACTCAAATGCATTATGAGAAGTAGCCCCCCAAAAAAGAAAAAGGCTTTACAAAGAAAGAAGATAGTCCAATGTATGCGATTATTATGGATTAAGAAATTTATGCGGAAGTGATCTTTAGTGGGTTCTATGTCCTAAGTCCTAACATCATATGTATGAGAAATTGATCTGTCTTAAGATTCTAATATATTTATTGGTatatttaaaatctatttttacttttttgagtatttagtatttattatatCCAGGGCCACGTTTAAaatcttttttatgttttatatatACCCTTTAATCACTCAGGGCAAAAAATTGCCATTATCTAGCGTTGGTGGAATttgtttattaataattaataaattatgagtataataataacaaatgtGATATCGGAAATTGACTTCTTGGGTTCAAGTTTCAAGACTAGAAATCTAGATAATTTATGTGATATaaaaattgagtttaattttaaaaatttatccgtgtataaaaattaaattttttaaaatttgaaaaattaatttgattaatgaaTAATATTTAAGAGACCATtttgataatttatttattttctttaatgtaTATGAATactgataatgataatgatatttCAAGACAAAAAATGTTAGTTAAAcacaccaaaaaaaaataaataatagaaatagaaatagTAGATATTATTGTGAGTAATATCAATGAATTCAACCCTCATGCCATATTCATGAATGNNNNNNNNNNNNNNNNNNNNNNNNNATGTATACTGAAGTAAATAAACTCGCCACTCACGGTCACCAATCATGTTTTAATCTTTTAATCcaacaaaaaattcaaatttcaaattcaagcTCCCAACGGTCACATTCCTTAACGTTTCTCTACCCTTAACGGCTAAACCGCCGACTACACTGTACAAATACCACACACCCCTTACTCTGCAATCTGCTACACTATCACCATTCACTTGTTGACTTTCGCTTTCTTttcaaactctctctctctctctctctcaatccaAAACATCTTGTTTTGTTTCCTCTTTCACTCGATCATGGACTTCCACAGCCTCTCAAGGAAGGAGCTTCAAGCACTTTGCAAGAAGAACAAGATTCCCGCCAACATCACCAATGTTGCCATGGCTAACGCTCTCTCGGCTCTTCCCCATGTAACGATTCTGCCCTTTTTCTTCGTATTCTTTCATTATTCCTTAGATCATCTCAATTGTTTGTCATTGCAAAATTCTATTGCTGTTCTGTTCTgttcaattttgatttttttttattcatgcCGAAATACCCTTTTGTGACTATGTAAAGTGGGAACAATGAACCAAAATTTCATTTTCgtttttttgttaaataaattTCTTTTCCCCAAATTGGTTCAGGTTGAAGGATTGGATGAATTTTTTAATCCAATTGAAGCTGAAAAAGCAGCTGAAACCCCCATTCCTCATCGTGGTGCGGCGTCTAGAACCGCAACCGGAAACAAACCTGTTAGAGAAGAACAACAAAGCTCAAAGGTGGTGTCTTCGCAGAGGCCTCAGCGTGGGACTAGAAGAGCAGGAAATGGTGACGGAGTGATAGCATCTGAGCAAGAGAATAAAGATGCCAATGTTTTGGTTACTCCTGCTGCAAAGAAAAGGGCTCCTGCAGTTTCTTTGCGCAGAAAGAAGGAAGTTGAGGCGGTTGAAGATGATGATATAGTACTCGAAGGTCGGTGAGGTTGCTTGAGAAGAACCTGTCCAACATGAGCTTGATGGATGCTGAAGACAATGGACTTGAAAAGGTTGATGATGTTTCTGAAGAAATCATTAGTGTGTCTCAGCAAATTGAAGACTCTGCAGATACCGAAGAGGGTAATGTTTGGTTGTTAAATTGTGTAAATTGATTCATTCGATGTTATCTCAACTTCTGTAGCATGATTTTGATATATGCTGTATTTGGTACAGTGTCTGATGCAGGGGCTAGTTTGAAGACTGTGACTGACGTGGTTTCAGGAGAAACTAATGAACAAGAGGTCTGCTCTATGGAAATGAAAACTGAATCTGAATACCACCAAGTCAATGATTTGGGTTCAGAAGTGCAAGCAGTTTCTGTGGAAGAAATTGATGTTGAGCCTTTGCTGGAGGCTGAATCAGAAGACAAGGGGTCAAGTTTGAAAGCTGATTCCGTGCCACGTGAAACAAATGTGAAGTTGGAAGGAAGTTGTGAAACACTGGAAGATTCGAATAAAGGGGACCAAGCAATAGAGGAGAATGATGTGCACGGAGGCGATGAAGGTTTGTTCTTTTCTTATTGTTGTAGATCTGCATGATAGAATCTTTCTGTTAAGTTATCTGAGCATGGTGGTCTTCACTTTGCAGGATCTGAGTTATCTGAAATAGAGGATGATGACAAATCTGAAGATGAAAAGGACTCAGCAAGTTCTGATGCAGTTATTGAACTGAATTCATCCAATGTTTGTTCTTCTGATGAGCCCCAAGAAGAAGATTGTGAAGTCAAATTGCACCATTCTGAAGAATTATCATCAGAAGTTGGTGAGAATCTAGAAGAAGAATCTGAAATCAAATTGGAGAACTGTGAAGAATCCATGGAAGAGGGAttggaaaagatcaatgcatctGACCTCTTCGATGTGCCTTCTGCTCAAGCCTCAGAAAATCTAACTGTTATTGATAATTCTGAGCTCTTGGAAAAATCCTCCACCATGGAGGAAGAGAAATTAATTGATGGTGCTTCTGATGTTATCGGTGCATCATCTGCTGAAGAATCCAAGACAGAGGTTGAGGAAATGGATAGTAATGCTTCAGAAGAGGATTATGCAAATCCAAATTCTGAGAACTCTTCTGATGTTACTGAGAAAAGCAACAGTCTTGAAGATATCACTCTTCAAAATCACcaaggaaaattagaagaaacATCTGAGGATTTAGAAGAAAAGGATGCAAGTGCTGCTCAGATCTGCATTGAATCCTCCGCAGATGTTAACCATGTTACTCTTGAATCATCATTGATCCATTTAGCTGTACGAGAAGCAGAAGAACAAAAGGATGAATCTGATCAATTGAAAGGTAATGACCAACATGAAGATTCTAATGATGATGCAGCTGCAGAAGAAATTGCAACACATGATGATTCATTATCTCTGCCGATTCTCAATCCCGAAAAGCTAGTTGAAGATGATCTCTCATCAGAAGTTGTCATTTCAGATAAAGAACAACATCATGCAGTCGCAGAAGAAGTTGCAACTGATGATGCTTCACTCTCTCTGCTGAGTTTCAATTGTGACACAGCTGTTGAAGTTGATGTTTCATCAGTTGCAGATAAAGAACAACATGAAGAATCTAATGTTCATGCAGTCGCAGAAGAAGTTCCCACTGACGATGCTTCACTCTCTGTGCTAAGTTTCAATTGTGACACAGCTGTTGAAGGTGATGTTTCTTCAGTTGTCGTCATTGCAGATAAAGAACAACATGAAGATTCTAATGTTCATGCAGTCGCAGAAGAAGTTGCCACTGATGATGCTTCACTCTCTGTTGTGAGTTTCAATTGTGACACAGCTGTTGAAGGTGATGTTTCATCAGTTGCCATTGCAGATAAAGAACAACATGAAGAATCTAATGTTCATGCAATCGCAGAAGAAGTTGCAACTGATGATGCTTCACTCTCTCTGCTGAGTTTCAATTGTGACACAGCTGTTGAAGGTGATTCATCAGTTGCCATTGCAGATAAAGAACAACATGAAGAATCTAATGTTCAAGCAGTCGCAGAAGAAGTTCCCACTGATGATGCTTCACTCTCTCTGCTGAGTTCCAATTGTGACACAGCTGTTGAAGGTGATGTTTCATCAGTTGTCATTGATGATGCTTCACTCTCTGTGCTGAGTTTCAATTGTGACACAGCTGTTGAAGGTGATATTTCATCAGTTGTCATTGCAGATAAAGAACAACATGAAGAATCTAATTTTCATGCAGTTGCAGAAGAAGTTTTCATTGAAGATAAAGAACAAAATGAAGAACCTAATGATGATTCAGCTGCAAAAGAAACAGCTATGGATGCTTCAATGCATATGCCGAGTTTCAACTCCAACACGCTGGTGAAAGCTTGTAATAATACTCCAATACAATCTGTTGTTGTTGAACAATCACAGGAAGAAACAAAGGGTGTTGCAAATGAGATTCAAACAGTGGACAGTGCTGTTGGTATGAAGGAGAACCGAACCGATGATTTGCATCAAAAGAGTGTGAAGGAGAACCGAACCGATGATTTGCATCAAAAGAGTGTGAGAGAACTAAGGAAGATGTTAAAGAAGTTGGGGCTGAATAATAATAATGCTGCTGGGAAGGTGAGGCTGAATTTCTTATTCTATATCAGTTGTTaattgcattttattttaaatcTATTTGAGTTATCAATTTTGCATTTAAGTGGTATTCTTATTAAGTGTTGACTGTTCAACATGTGCAGGAAGTGGAGAGGAAAAGAACTGCACTGCAGGTGCTGCCAGAGAACCAGAATACTCCAAAGGCTAAGTGATTGGCTTGAACAAATTGTTTACCACAAGAGTTTTATATGGACGTTGGCTTGAACAAATTGTTTACCACAAGAGTTTATATGCACGTTTTATGTAGTTTAGGAAGCAGTTTGAATGTCCAAATAATATTTGCTTAGATAGTTGGATACAACATACAAGGGGAGGGTCCAAACTTTTGGTTTTGACCCTCATATGCACTATATTTTGCTTTTCTCAGTCAAGTTGCAGATTTTTATTGCAATTTCTGTTAGATATTATGTTTTTCTTATTATCATTTTAATGGAATATTTCTGTCTAGTATCTATGACACCTGTTTACCATTCGCCTACTGTAATCTATTTTAATGTAATCTATTTTTCTATGAAGTTCATCTTTCTCCCTtcttttaatatgaaaaaatcaTTTATGTAAATTCAATATGGACAACGATCGATATAGCAATCATCTCTTACAAAAAGATAAAGACAGTCCTATAAACATGctcaatttccttttctttttaaattttaaacatttgaatttgaatgtaatcCAGGacagaaatttttttttggtttaacaTTAGTTCACATGGCATTTGTCCTTTCTCCTCGTTTAGAGAAGATTTGATTCTTACCTGATGTAATAATGACAAAAAAAAGGcgtaagtatatatatatatataaggataaTTATAATGTACAGATGCAAGTGTATAAAGATTTACAAATATTCTCATTAGAAGAAGATAATAACAACACGTGTCCATGAGCCATGATAGTGGGAGCAGCGTAGAATTGTGCAGAGAAAGCTAACCCACTACAGAACCGAGCTTCCTACGCTGGAATGGTGGATGGCTCTGTTtggttttaatttgtttttttggACAATATCCAAATAGATAGTTGGATCATTGCATGCCTTTGCCTTTGCAATGAATTGGCCCGAGAACAAAAAAGTAatcaactaataataataataataataataataataataataataataataatatgataattataTGATAATGGCACCGGTTATTAATAACCaatttatatttttctaaataaatttattttaaaaaaatatctttattataattatattacaatattataattaatatttaatgaataatacacaattatactaatttaaaaaaaatataNNNNNNNNNNNNNNNNNNNNNNNNNNNNNNNNNNNNNNNNNNNNNNNNNNNNNNNNNNNNNNNNNNNNNNNNNNNNNNNNNNNNNNNNNNNNNNNNNNNNNNNNNNNNNNNNNNNNNNNNNNNNNNNNNNNNNNNNNNNNNNNNNNNNNNNNNNNNNNNNNNNNNNNNNNNNNNNNNNNNNNNNNNNNNNNNNNNNCACAAatttatagtaaagtccagaaatgtgaattttgcttgaaaactaataaaaacatagtaaaaactaattaaattatactaaaaactacctaaaaacaatgccaaaaagcgtataaattatccgctcatcattaggtagttaggagtttcttgggtcatgcaggattttatagaagatttataaaggatttttctaaaattgataAACCATTCagcaacctgttggttgttgatgttccttttgtctttaattctgattgtctgcatgctttcgaaactctgaaagcaaaccttacttctgctcccattatagcttccCCTGACtggaatttaccatttgaattaatgtgtgatgctagtgattttgctataggagctgttttaggacagaggcatggtaagcttgtacatgtcatttattatgcgagtcgtgtgttaaatgatgctcaaaagaattacacaactacagaaaaggaattattagttGTTGTGTAtgttgttgataagtttaggtcctatttacttagttctaaggttattatttacactgaccatgctgctttgaagtaccttctaaccaagcaggattctaaaccaagattaatcagatgggtgttgctccttcaggagtttgatattgagataaaagacaggaaagggtcagaaaatcaagtagctaaccatctctccagaattgagcctgaagcaggagtgcaaccacccacagctgtaactgagacatttccggatgagcaattgttcctcattcagcaggctccatggtttgcagacattgcaaattataaggccatgaattttatcccaagggagtacagtaggcaacaagtgaaaaagctattgactgatgcaaagtactacattttgggaggaaccatacctttttaaaagg includes:
- the LOC107609204 gene encoding uncharacterized protein LOC107609204 isoform X4 — translated: MSLMDAEDNGLEKVDDVSEEIISVSQQIEDSADTEEVSDAGASLKTVTDVVSGETNEQEVCSMEMKTESEYHQVNDLGSEVQAVSVEEIDVEPLLEAESEDKGSSLKADSVPRETNVKLEGSCETLEDSNKGDQAIEENDVHGGDEGSELSEIEDDDKSEDEKDSASSDAVIELNSSNVCSSDEPQEEDCEVKLHHSEELSSEVGENLEEESEIKLENCEESMEEGLEKINASDLFDVPSAQASENLTVIDNSELLEKSSTMEEEKLIDGASDVIGASSAEESKTEVEEMDSNASEEDYANPNSENSSDVTEKSNSLEDITLQNHQGKLEETSEDLEEKDASAAQICIESSADVNHVTLESSLIHLAVREAEEQKDESDQLKGNDQHEDSNDDAAAEEIATHDDSLSLPILNPEKLVEDDLSSEVVISDKEQHHAVAEEVATDDASLSLLSFNCDTAVEVDVSSVADKEQHEESNVHAVAEEVPTDDASLSVLSFNCDTAVEGDVSSVVVIADKEQHEDSNVHAVAEEVATDDASLSVVSFNCDTAVEGDVSSVAIADKEQHEESNVHAIAEEVATDDASLSLLSFNCDTAVEGDVSSVVIDDASLSVLSFNCDTAVEGDISSVVIADKEQHEESNFHAVAEEVFIEDKEQNEEPNDDSAAKETAMDASMHMPSFNSNTLVKACNNTPIQSVVVEQSQEETKGVANEIQTVDSAVGMKENRTDDLHQKSVKENRTDDLHQKSVRELRKMLKKLGLNNNNAAGKEVERKRTALQVLPENQNTPKAK
- the LOC107609204 gene encoding uncharacterized protein LOC107609204 isoform X2, which translates into the protein MSLMDAEDNGLEKVDDVSEEIISVSQQIEDSADTEEVSDAGASLKTVTDVVSGETNEQEVCSMEMKTESEYHQVNDLGSEVQAVSVEEIDVEPLLEAESEDKGSSLKADSVPRETNVKLEGSCETLEDSNKGDQAIEENDVHGGDEGSELSEIEDDDKSEDEKDSASSDAVIELNSSNVCSSDEPQEEDCEVKLHHSEELSSEVGENLEEESEIKLENCEESMEEGLEKINASDLFDVPSAQASENLTVIDNSELLEKSSTMEEEKLIDGASDVIGASSAEESKTEVEEMDSNASEEDYANPNSENSSDVTEKSNSLEDITLQNHQGKLEETSEDLEEKDASAAQICIESSADVNHVTLESSLIHLAVREAEEQKDESDQLKGNDQHEDSNDDAAAEEIATHDDSLSLPILNPEKLVEDDLSSEVVISDKEQHHAVAEEVATDDASLSLLSFNCDTAVEVDVSSVADKEQHEESNVHAVAEEVPTDDASLSVLSFNCDTAVEGDVSSVVVIADKEQHEDSNVHAVAEEVATDDASLSVVSFNCDTAVEGDVSSVAIADKEQHEESNVHAIAEEVATDDASLSLLSFNCDTAVEGDSSVAIADKEQHEESNVQAVAEEVPTDDASLSLLSSNCDTAVEGDVSSVVIDDASLSVLSFNCDTAVEGDISSEVFIEDKEQNEEPNDDSAAKETAMDASMHMPSFNSNTLVKACNNTPIQSVVVEQSQEETKGVANEIQTVDSAVGMKENRTDDLHQKSVKENRTDDLHQKSVRELRKMLKKLGLNNNNAAGKEVERKRTALQVLPENQNTPKAK
- the LOC107609204 gene encoding uncharacterized protein LOC107609204 isoform X7, translated to MSLMDAEDNGLEKVDDVSEEIISVSQQIEDSADTEEVSDAGASLKTVTDVVSGETNEQEVCSMEMKTESEYHQVNDLGSEVQAVSVEEIDVEPLLEAESEDKGSSLKADSVPRETNVKLEGSCETLEDSNKGDQAIEENDVHGGDEGSELSEIEDDDKSEDEKDSASSDAVIELNSSNVCSSDEPQEEDCEVKLHHSEELSSEVGENLEEESEIKLENCEESMEEGLEKINASDLFDVPSAQASENLTVIDNSELLEKSSTMEEEKLIDGASDVIGASSAEESKTEVEEMDSNASEEDYANPNSENSSDVTEKSNSLEDITLQNHQGKLEETSEDLEEKDASAAQICIESSADVNHVTLESSLIHLAVREAEEQKDESDQLKGNDQHEDSNDDAAAEEIATHDDSLSLPILNPEKLVEDDLSSEVVISDKEQHHAVAEEVATDDASLSLLSFNCDTAVEVDVSSVADKEQHEESNVHAVAEEVPTDDASLSVLSFNCDTAVEGDVSSVVVIADKEQHEDSNVHAVAEEVATDDASLSVVSFNCDTAVEGDVSSEVFIEDKEQNEEPNDDSAAKETAMDASMHMPSFNSNTLVKACNNTPIQSVVVEQSQEETKGVANEIQTVDSAVGMKENRTDDLHQKSVKENRTDDLHQKSVRELRKMLKKLGLNNNNAAGKEVERKRTALQVLPENQNTPKAK
- the LOC107609204 gene encoding uncharacterized protein LOC107609204 isoform X5, coding for MSLMDAEDNGLEKVDDVSEEIISVSQQIEDSADTEEVSDAGASLKTVTDVVSGETNEQEVCSMEMKTESEYHQVNDLGSEVQAVSVEEIDVEPLLEAESEDKGSSLKADSVPRETNVKLEGSCETLEDSNKGDQAIEENDVHGGDEGSELSEIEDDDKSEDEKDSASSDAVIELNSSNVCSSDEPQEEDCEVKLHHSEELSSEVGENLEEESEIKLENCEESMEEGLEKINASDLFDVPSAQASENLTVIDNSELLEKSSTMEEEKLIDGASDVIGASSAEESKTEVEEMDSNASEEDYANPNSENSSDVTEKSNSLEDITLQNHQGKLEETSEDLEEKDASAAQICIESSADVNHVTLESSLIHLAVREAEEQKDESDQLKGNDQHEDSNDDAAAEEIATHDDSLSLPILNPEKLVEDDLSSEVVISDKEQHHAVAEEVATDDASLSLLSFNCDTAVEVDVSSVADKEQHEESNVHAVAEEVPTDDASLSVLSFNCDTAVEGDVSSVVVIADKEQHEDSNVHAVAEEVATDDASLSVVSFNCDTAVEGDVSSVAIADKEQHEESNVHAIAEEVATDDASLSLLSFNCDTAVEGDSSVAIADKEQHEESNVQAVAEEVPTDDASLSLLSSNCDTAVEGDVSSEVFIEDKEQNEEPNDDSAAKETAMDASMHMPSFNSNTLVKACNNTPIQSVVVEQSQEETKGVANEIQTVDSAVGMKENRTDDLHQKSVKENRTDDLHQKSVRELRKMLKKLGLNNNNAAGKEVERKRTALQVLPENQNTPKAK
- the LOC107609204 gene encoding uncharacterized protein LOC107609204 isoform X6, which produces MSLMDAEDNGLEKVDDVSEEIISVSQQIEDSADTEEVSDAGASLKTVTDVVSGETNEQEVCSMEMKTESEYHQVNDLGSEVQAVSVEEIDVEPLLEAESEDKGSSLKADSVPRETNVKLEGSCETLEDSNKGDQAIEENDVHGGDEGSELSEIEDDDKSEDEKDSASSDAVIELNSSNVCSSDEPQEEDCEVKLHHSEELSSEVGENLEEESEIKLENCEESMEEGLEKINASDLFDVPSAQASENLTVIDNSELLEKSSTMEEEKLIDGASDVIGASSAEESKTEVEEMDSNASEEDYANPNSENSSDVTEKSNSLEDITLQNHQGKLEETSEDLEEKDASAAQICIESSADVNHVTLESSLIHLAVREAEEQKDESDQLKGNDQHEDSNDDAAAEEIATHDDSLSLPILNPEKLVEDDLSSEVVISDKEQHHAVAEEVATDDASLSLLSFNCDTAVEVDVSSVADKEQHEESNVHAVAEEVPTDDASLSVLSFNCDTAVEGDVSSVVVIADKEQHEDSNVHAVAEEVATDDASLSVVSFNCDTAVEGDVSSVAIADKEQHEESNVHAIAEEVATDDASLSLLSFNCDTAVEGDVSSEVFIEDKEQNEEPNDDSAAKETAMDASMHMPSFNSNTLVKACNNTPIQSVVVEQSQEETKGVANEIQTVDSAVGMKENRTDDLHQKSVKENRTDDLHQKSVRELRKMLKKLGLNNNNAAGKEVERKRTALQVLPENQNTPKAK
- the LOC107609204 gene encoding uncharacterized protein LOC107609204 isoform X3, whose protein sequence is MSLMDAEDNGLEKVDDVSEEIISVSQQIEDSADTEEVSDAGASLKTVTDVVSGETNEQEVCSMEMKTESEYHQVNDLGSEVQAVSVEEIDVEPLLEAESEDKGSSLKADSVPRETNVKLEGSCETLEDSNKGDQAIEENDVHGGDEGSELSEIEDDDKSEDEKDSASSDAVIELNSSNVCSSDEPQEEDCEVKLHHSEELSSEVGENLEEESEIKLENCEESMEEGLEKINASDLFDVPSAQASENLTVIDNSELLEKSSTMEEEKLIDGASDVIGASSAEESKTEVEEMDSNASEEDYANPNSENSSDVTEKSNSLEDITLQNHQGKLEETSEDLEEKDASAAQICIESSADVNHVTLESSLIHLAVREAEEQKDESDQLKGNDQHEDSNDDAAAEEIATHDDSLSLPILNPEKLVEDDLSSEVVISDKEQHHAVAEEVATDDASLSLLSFNCDTAVEVDVSSVADKEQHEESNVHAVAEEVPTDDASLSVLSFNCDTAVEGDVSSVVVIADKEQHEDSNVHAVAEEVATDDASLSVVSFNCDTAVEGDVSSVAIADKEQHEESNVHAIAEEVATDDASLSLLSFNCDTAVEGDSSVAIADKEQHEESNVQAVAEEVPTDDASLSLLSSNCDTAVEGDVSSVVIADKEQHEESNFHAVAEEVFIEDKEQNEEPNDDSAAKETAMDASMHMPSFNSNTLVKACNNTPIQSVVVEQSQEETKGVANEIQTVDSAVGMKENRTDDLHQKSVKENRTDDLHQKSVRELRKMLKKLGLNNNNAAGKEVERKRTALQVLPENQNTPKAK
- the LOC107609204 gene encoding uncharacterized protein LOC107609204 isoform X1: MSLMDAEDNGLEKVDDVSEEIISVSQQIEDSADTEEVSDAGASLKTVTDVVSGETNEQEVCSMEMKTESEYHQVNDLGSEVQAVSVEEIDVEPLLEAESEDKGSSLKADSVPRETNVKLEGSCETLEDSNKGDQAIEENDVHGGDEGSELSEIEDDDKSEDEKDSASSDAVIELNSSNVCSSDEPQEEDCEVKLHHSEELSSEVGENLEEESEIKLENCEESMEEGLEKINASDLFDVPSAQASENLTVIDNSELLEKSSTMEEEKLIDGASDVIGASSAEESKTEVEEMDSNASEEDYANPNSENSSDVTEKSNSLEDITLQNHQGKLEETSEDLEEKDASAAQICIESSADVNHVTLESSLIHLAVREAEEQKDESDQLKGNDQHEDSNDDAAAEEIATHDDSLSLPILNPEKLVEDDLSSEVVISDKEQHHAVAEEVATDDASLSLLSFNCDTAVEVDVSSVADKEQHEESNVHAVAEEVPTDDASLSVLSFNCDTAVEGDVSSVVVIADKEQHEDSNVHAVAEEVATDDASLSVVSFNCDTAVEGDVSSVAIADKEQHEESNVHAIAEEVATDDASLSLLSFNCDTAVEGDSSVAIADKEQHEESNVQAVAEEVPTDDASLSLLSSNCDTAVEGDVSSVVIDDASLSVLSFNCDTAVEGDISSVVIADKEQHEESNFHAVAEEVFIEDKEQNEEPNDDSAAKETAMDASMHMPSFNSNTLVKACNNTPIQSVVVEQSQEETKGVANEIQTVDSAVGMKENRTDDLHQKSVKENRTDDLHQKSVRELRKMLKKLGLNNNNAAGKEVERKRTALQVLPENQNTPKAK
- the LOC110265084 gene encoding uncharacterized protein LOC110265084; amino-acid sequence: MDFHSLSRKELQALCKKNKIPANITNVAMANALSALPHVEGLDEFFNPIEAEKAAETPIPHRGAASRTATGNKPVREEQQSSKVVSSQRPQRGTRRAGNGDGVIASEQENKDANVLVTPAAKKRAPAVSLRRKKEVEAVEDDDIVLEGR